The following are encoded in a window of Mycobacterium sp. ELW1 genomic DNA:
- a CDS encoding lytic transglycosylase domain-containing protein: protein MRIRFALLPATVLLAIAACASSTVHPVSTPVSGPHASSVPAAALDSTTPPDAAPADAQPRLASDPAQLADDLVADELAIRDPSTPQAALVAAARRQQVAYRSIGRHPEWDSTIRPRIPPGLVDAYDRNVDARRQLASMAHPRDTLPAWRIQPPAPAEELLGYYREAEAATGVGWNYLAAINLIETRFGSIVGLSSAGADGPMQFLPSTFAAHGDGGDIRSPRDSIMAAGRYLAANGFGADPDHAIYRYNHADEYVAAVKDYAAVLADPATFAGFYQWDVYYVTTEGDVVLPIGYSADEPIPVAEYLATHPQ, encoded by the coding sequence GTGCGCATCCGATTCGCTCTCCTGCCCGCGACGGTCCTGCTGGCCATTGCCGCCTGCGCATCGAGCACTGTCCACCCGGTGAGCACGCCGGTCAGCGGGCCGCACGCCTCATCGGTGCCCGCGGCCGCGCTGGATTCGACTACTCCACCGGACGCGGCACCCGCCGACGCGCAGCCCCGGCTGGCGTCCGATCCTGCTCAACTGGCCGACGACCTGGTCGCCGATGAGCTGGCCATCCGCGATCCGTCGACTCCGCAGGCCGCGCTCGTCGCGGCGGCGCGCCGTCAGCAGGTCGCTTACCGCAGCATCGGTCGCCACCCCGAATGGGATTCGACTATCCGGCCGCGGATCCCGCCAGGTTTGGTCGATGCATACGACCGTAACGTCGACGCGCGGCGGCAACTCGCTTCGATGGCCCACCCGCGGGACACTCTGCCGGCGTGGCGGATCCAACCGCCGGCGCCTGCCGAGGAATTGCTTGGTTACTACCGCGAGGCCGAGGCTGCCACCGGCGTCGGCTGGAACTATCTGGCGGCGATCAACCTGATCGAAACCCGGTTCGGCAGCATCGTGGGACTGAGCTCCGCCGGAGCGGACGGCCCGATGCAGTTCTTGCCGTCGACATTTGCCGCCCACGGCGATGGCGGCGACATTCGCTCACCCCGCGACAGCATCATGGCCGCCGGACGTTACCTGGCTGCGAACGGTTTCGGCGCGGACCCCGATCACGCCATCTACCGCTACAACCATGCTGACGAATACGTCGCTGCGGTAAAGGATTACGCCGCGGTCCTGGCCGACCCCGCGACTTTCGCCGGCTTCTACCAGTGGGATGTCTACTACGTCACCACCGAAGGTGACGTCGTTCTACCGATCGGATATTCCGCCGATGAGCCCATACCGGTCGCCGAATACCTGGCCACCCACCCGCAGTAG